CTCTTGTTTCAAGCGgcaagaaaaacagacaaaatgaTGATATTATCAAGCCAGAAAGTGTAATTTCCTATAAGACTATCCACCTctcagaaaaacaaaacaaaatggtaTAAAAAGCTAGCTATTGAATTGTTTACTGGTATCACAGTGGTAAATGCATGGTTttagcataaaaaaatattaccCCAAAAGCAATGTCAACCAGAGAGTTCAGATTATCCTTAGTGTTTTCACTGACAGATCACCCAGCTGAAGAAGCTCTAAGACTTGGAAGAAGTTCATGTAATGTGACGGGAAGAAGAACCCTGCATTCTCTAGTGGAACTAGATGGACCAAAGcgacaaacaagaaaaagatgtcGTGGATGTTACGAGAAAATTTATTTGAATGAAGGCTATGCTGAAGCAAGAAACAAGGCAAGAAGAGTCTCGACATACTGTGACC
The DNA window shown above is from Eriocheir sinensis breed Jianghai 21 chromosome 26, ASM2467909v1, whole genome shotgun sequence and carries:
- the LOC127003890 gene encoding uncharacterized protein LOC127003890; this encodes MQRLAQPGTTLHSQVWRASVSLKRRHWESKRSATERNVLISTVPEHSGSLVSSGKKNRQNDDIIKPESVISYKTIHLSEKQTMSTREFRLSLVFSLTDHPAEEALRLGRSSCNVTGRRTLHSLVELDGPKRQTRKRCRGCYEKIYLNEGYAEARNKARRVSTYCDHCDDKPHLCLPCFTEKYSEE